A part of Streptococcus porcinus genomic DNA contains:
- the dltB gene encoding D-alanyl-lipoteichoic acid biosynthesis protein DltB, giving the protein MMGVLEKIPYLDPYSNPIYFVYLIFALLPIIIGLFYRRRLPLYEFLVTGAFILMMFGQDHTSQLIAFLIYVVWQTVCVFSYKWYRKRNDHFIVFALALLLIILPLFFVKLSPFNQAHPNQSLFSFLGISYLTFKSVGMIMEMRDGILKEFTFPEFLRFLIFLPTFSSGPIDRFRRFQEDYQNLPDKEQYLQMINKSVMYIMLGFLYKFIISYYLGSVSLPIVEAKTIATGGPFNIYLVLVMYVYGLNLFFDFAGYSMFAIAISNLMGIKTPENFHLPFLAPNLKEFWNRWHMTLSFWFRDFVFMRLVHFLIKHKVFKNRNVTSGFAYLVNMTIMGFWHGFTWYYVAYGVFHGTGLIITDAWIRKKKTINRNRKQKGLAPLFTSKAYHYLSIAVTFHIVMISLLLFSGFLDRFWIHPMRY; this is encoded by the coding sequence ATGATGGGAGTACTCGAAAAGATTCCTTATTTAGACCCCTACTCAAATCCTATCTATTTTGTTTATTTAATTTTTGCCTTACTGCCTATCATCATTGGGCTCTTTTATCGTAGACGACTCCCTTTATATGAATTCCTAGTAACGGGGGCCTTCATTTTGATGATGTTTGGTCAGGATCACACGAGTCAACTAATAGCTTTTCTTATCTATGTTGTTTGGCAGACAGTTTGTGTTTTTAGTTATAAATGGTATAGAAAAAGAAATGACCACTTCATTGTTTTTGCATTAGCATTACTATTAATTATACTTCCTTTATTTTTTGTTAAATTGAGTCCATTTAACCAGGCTCATCCTAATCAATCACTTTTTAGTTTTTTAGGGATATCCTATCTTACCTTTAAAAGTGTTGGTATGATAATGGAGATGCGAGACGGTATTTTAAAGGAATTTACTTTTCCTGAATTTTTACGTTTCCTGATCTTTTTACCAACTTTTTCAAGTGGACCGATTGATCGTTTTAGACGTTTTCAAGAGGATTACCAGAATCTTCCTGATAAAGAGCAATATTTGCAAATGATAAATAAGTCTGTTATGTATATCATGCTTGGCTTTCTTTATAAATTTATCATTTCTTATTATTTGGGAAGTGTTTCGTTACCCATCGTAGAAGCAAAAACGATTGCTACGGGTGGTCCGTTCAATATATATCTTGTTTTGGTTATGTACGTCTATGGCTTAAACCTCTTCTTTGATTTTGCGGGCTACTCTATGTTTGCAATTGCAATCTCAAATTTAATGGGGATTAAGACACCAGAAAACTTCCATTTGCCTTTCCTAGCTCCAAATTTAAAAGAATTTTGGAATAGGTGGCACATGACGTTATCATTCTGGTTTAGGGACTTTGTTTTTATGAGATTAGTACATTTTCTCATTAAGCATAAGGTCTTTAAAAACCGTAATGTCACCTCAGGCTTCGCCTATTTAGTTAACATGACAATTATGGGATTCTGGCACGGATTTACTTGGTACTATGTAGCCTACGGTGTTTTTCATGGAACTGGTCTTATTATAACTGATGCCTGGATTCGTAAGAAGAAAACCATTAATCGTAACCGTAAGCAAAAAGGCTTAGCTCCGTTATTTACAAGTAAAGCCTACCATTATCTATCTATTGCAGTAACTTTTCATATAGTAATGATTTCGTTACTATTATTCTCAGGATTTTTGGATCGTTTCTGGATCCACCCTATGCGTTATTAA
- the dltA gene encoding D-alanine--poly(phosphoribitol) ligase subunit DltA, with translation MIKDMIERIEELAVLQEDYPVYNCMGECHTYGDLKRDSDSIANYISQMQLEAGSPVLVFGAQTYDMIATFVALTKAGHAYIPVDVHSAPERVSDIIEIGQPSLIIAVEPLNVELKGQEPPVIDLEAINQAKAQQSSFILTNSVKGDDNYYIIFTSGTTGKPKGVQISHDNLLSFTNWMIEDQEFSTPERPQMLAQPPYSFDLSVMYWAPTLALGGTLYALPKELVSDFKQLFTTITNLPVGIWTSTPSFVDMAMLSDDFCHDKMPQLTHFYFDGEELTVSTARKLMERFPDAIIVNAYGPTEATVALSAIRITKEMVEAGARLPIGYTKLDSPTYILDEDLNEVANGESGEIIVTGPAVSKGYLNNPEKTKEAFFTYNGQPAYHTGDLGYFTKDNILCYGGRLDFQIKYGGYRIELEDVSQQLKQSPYVDTAVAVPRYNAEHKVQNLLAFVVLKDGVRQQFERDIDVTKAIKESLKDSMMSYMMPSKFIYRQALPMTQNGKTDIKTLINEVNNR, from the coding sequence ATGATTAAAGATATGATTGAGAGAATTGAAGAACTTGCAGTCCTTCAAGAAGATTATCCCGTTTATAATTGTATGGGGGAATGCCACACTTATGGGGACCTCAAACGAGACTCTGATAGTATCGCAAACTATATTAGTCAAATGCAATTAGAAGCTGGTTCCCCTGTTTTGGTATTTGGAGCACAGACCTATGATATGATTGCAACATTTGTTGCTTTAACAAAAGCAGGACATGCTTATATACCAGTAGATGTTCATTCTGCTCCAGAACGTGTGAGTGACATTATCGAAATCGGACAACCAAGTCTCATTATTGCTGTTGAACCGCTAAATGTTGAACTTAAAGGTCAAGAGCCTCCTGTTATTGATTTGGAGGCTATTAATCAAGCCAAAGCTCAACAATCATCTTTTATATTAACCAATTCTGTCAAAGGAGATGATAATTACTATATTATCTTCACTTCTGGAACGACAGGTAAGCCTAAAGGTGTTCAAATCTCGCATGATAATTTATTAAGCTTCACCAATTGGATGATTGAAGATCAGGAGTTTTCTACCCCTGAACGCCCACAAATGTTGGCTCAGCCACCCTACTCATTTGACTTATCAGTGATGTACTGGGCACCAACTTTAGCTTTAGGAGGAACCTTATATGCCTTACCTAAGGAATTGGTTTCTGATTTTAAACAACTCTTTACAACCATTACGAATTTACCGGTAGGGATTTGGACATCAACACCGTCTTTTGTTGATATGGCTATGCTAAGTGATGATTTCTGTCATGATAAAATGCCACAGTTAACCCATTTTTACTTTGATGGTGAAGAGTTGACGGTATCAACAGCTAGAAAGCTGATGGAACGTTTCCCTGATGCTATCATTGTTAATGCCTATGGTCCAACCGAAGCAACGGTAGCCCTATCTGCTATCCGCATTACTAAGGAAATGGTAGAGGCAGGTGCACGTTTACCAATTGGCTATACTAAGCTAGATTCACCTACCTATATCTTAGATGAAGATTTAAATGAAGTAGCAAATGGTGAGAGTGGTGAAATCATTGTTACGGGACCTGCAGTGTCAAAAGGTTATCTTAACAATCCTGAAAAAACCAAAGAGGCCTTCTTCACCTACAATGGTCAACCAGCTTATCATACTGGCGACCTAGGCTATTTTACTAAGGATAATATCCTCTGTTATGGTGGCAGATTAGATTTCCAAATTAAATATGGGGGCTACCGAATTGAGCTAGAGGATGTTTCACAACAACTAAAACAGTCGCCGTATGTAGATACAGCAGTTGCTGTTCCTCGTTACAATGCAGAGCATAAGGTACAGAATCTCTTAGCTTTTGTTGTCCTCAAAGATGGGGTTCGCCAACAGTTTGAACGTGATATTGATGTCACAAAAGCTATCAAGGAATCTCTAAAAGATAGTATGATGTCTTATATGATGCCCTCTAAGTTTATTTACCGTCAAGCCTTGCCGATGACTCAAAATGGTAAGACGGATATCAAAACTTTGATAAACGAGGTGAATAATAGATGA
- a CDS encoding teichoic acid D-Ala incorporation-associated protein DltX: MNKKWKKISIFIGKTILFYLIFMLLIYIFDFLGHGQSAFIYNEF, from the coding sequence ATGAATAAAAAATGGAAAAAAATTAGTATATTTATTGGAAAAACCATTTTGTTTTATCTTATTTTTATGCTTTTAATTTATATCTTTGATTTTTTAGGGCATGGTCAAAGTGCATTTATTTACAATGAATTTTAA
- a CDS encoding extracellular solute-binding protein, giving the protein MKSWQKIIVSGASLTLASTLLVGCSSASNDKKESASSDSKTIKLWVPTGAKKSYAETVAKFEKDSGYKVKVVESEDPKAQEKIKKDASTAADVFSLPHDQLGQLVESGTIQEVPAKYTKDITKNDTEQAIAGAQYKGKTYGFPFGIESQVLFYNKEKLSAEDVKSYESITSKATFGGNFKQANAYITGPLFMSVGDTLFGQNGEDVKGTNWGNDKGVAVLKWIADQKNNKGFVNLDANNTMSKFGDGSVASFESGPWDYAAAQEAIGKDKLAVAVYPKVTIGGQEVQQKAFLGVKLYAVNQAPAKGDTKRIAASYKLASYLTSAESQKNQFKTRNIVPSNKDVQSSQDVQSNELAKTVITMGSSSDYTVVMPKVSQMGTFWTESAAILSDAYSGKIKEGDFLAKLQQFDKDIATTK; this is encoded by the coding sequence ATGAAATCATGGCAAAAAATTATCGTCAGCGGAGCAAGCTTAACACTTGCAAGTACTCTTTTGGTAGGTTGCTCATCAGCTTCAAACGATAAGAAAGAATCTGCTTCATCAGACTCTAAAACAATTAAATTATGGGTTCCAACTGGAGCTAAGAAATCTTATGCTGAAACTGTTGCGAAATTTGAAAAAGATTCTGGCTATAAAGTAAAAGTTGTAGAATCTGAAGATCCAAAAGCACAAGAAAAAATCAAAAAAGATGCTAGTACTGCTGCTGATGTATTTTCTCTTCCTCATGATCAATTAGGACAACTTGTTGAATCTGGTACTATTCAAGAAGTTCCTGCCAAATATACAAAAGATATTACTAAGAATGACACAGAACAAGCCATTGCTGGTGCTCAATATAAGGGCAAAACTTACGGTTTCCCATTTGGTATTGAATCACAAGTTCTTTTCTACAATAAAGAAAAATTAAGTGCTGAAGATGTTAAATCATACGAATCAATCACTTCAAAAGCTACTTTTGGTGGAAACTTCAAACAAGCTAACGCCTATATTACTGGACCTTTATTCATGTCCGTAGGTGACACACTATTTGGTCAAAACGGTGAAGATGTTAAAGGGACAAACTGGGGCAACGACAAAGGTGTTGCAGTTCTTAAATGGATTGCTGACCAAAAAAATAATAAAGGTTTTGTCAACTTAGATGCTAATAATACAATGTCTAAGTTTGGCGATGGTTCAGTTGCATCATTTGAATCAGGACCTTGGGACTACGCTGCTGCTCAAGAAGCTATCGGCAAAGACAAACTCGCTGTAGCTGTCTATCCTAAAGTAACTATTGGTGGCCAAGAAGTTCAACAAAAAGCTTTCCTTGGCGTTAAACTTTATGCCGTTAACCAAGCTCCAGCTAAGGGTGATACAAAACGTATCGCAGCAAGCTACAAACTTGCTTCATACTTAACAAGTGCTGAAAGCCAAAAAAATCAATTTAAAACACGTAATATCGTTCCTTCAAACAAAGATGTTCAATCTTCTCAAGACGTCCAATCTAATGAACTTGCAAAAACAGTTATTACAATGGGCTCATCTTCTGATTACACAGTAGTCATGCCAAAAGTTAGCCAAATGGGTACTTTTTGGACAGAAAGTGCAGCTATTCTTAGCGATGCCTATAGTGGCAAAATCAAAGAAGGTGACTTCCTAGCCAAATTACAACAATTTGATAAAGACATTGCTACAACAAAATAA
- the malQ gene encoding 4-alpha-glucanotransferase gives MNKRASGVLMHISSLPGPFGIGTFGKSAYDFVDFLKETKQTYWQILPLTTTSFGDSPYQSFSAVAGNTHFIDFDLLVDAGYLEQSDFTGVFFGSDPESVDYATIFSARRPILEKAVANFLASANGKKELETFIQNASWLSDYSDFMAIKEYFSNKALQDWPDMAIVKRDHKALASYQEKLANLINYHKVCQYFFFQQWFALKEYANQKGIQIIGDMPIYISADSVEVWTMPELFKVDQDKKPLYIAGVPADGFSEDGQLWGNPIYDWNNHLKTDFAWWIFRIQESCRMYDLVRIDHFKGFSDFWEIPGGDKTAKNGHWASAPGFELFETVKNALGDLPIIAENLGYIDDRAEKLLAATGFPGMKILEFGLYDETSQSFDLPHHYDRNNIAYTGTHDNEVINGWYENLTVKQARFVNAYLGKPHQEPITKAMLRTIFASVCDYAILCMQDLLDKPAESRMNMPNTVGGNWQWRMLADDLTDEHKVYLTRLTERYGRANTH, from the coding sequence ATGAATAAACGTGCAAGTGGAGTCCTCATGCATATCAGCTCCTTACCAGGTCCATTTGGGATTGGTACATTTGGAAAATCTGCTTATGACTTCGTCGATTTCTTAAAAGAAACCAAGCAAACCTATTGGCAAATATTGCCTTTAACAACAACCAGTTTTGGAGATTCCCCTTACCAGTCTTTTTCAGCGGTTGCTGGGAATACCCATTTTATTGATTTCGATCTCTTGGTTGACGCTGGTTATTTAGAACAATCAGATTTTACAGGAGTTTTCTTTGGTTCTGATCCTGAGTCAGTTGATTATGCTACTATTTTCTCGGCAAGGCGCCCTATTTTAGAAAAAGCAGTTGCAAATTTTTTAGCGTCAGCCAATGGTAAAAAAGAGTTAGAGACTTTTATACAAAATGCGAGCTGGCTATCAGACTATTCAGATTTTATGGCTATTAAGGAATATTTTAGTAATAAAGCTCTGCAAGACTGGCCTGATATGGCTATCGTCAAACGTGATCACAAAGCGTTAGCTTCTTACCAAGAGAAGTTGGCAAACCTTATAAATTATCATAAAGTTTGTCAATATTTCTTTTTCCAACAATGGTTTGCACTGAAAGAATATGCTAATCAAAAGGGGATTCAAATTATTGGTGATATGCCCATTTACATATCCGCTGATAGTGTTGAAGTTTGGACAATGCCTGAATTATTTAAGGTGGATCAAGATAAAAAACCACTCTATATAGCAGGAGTTCCGGCAGATGGCTTTAGTGAAGATGGCCAGCTTTGGGGTAATCCTATTTATGACTGGAATAACCATCTCAAAACGGATTTTGCTTGGTGGATTTTCCGCATTCAAGAAAGTTGTCGAATGTATGATCTTGTTCGGATTGATCATTTTAAAGGCTTCTCTGATTTTTGGGAAATTCCTGGGGGAGACAAGACTGCTAAAAATGGCCACTGGGCTTCAGCACCAGGCTTTGAGCTATTTGAGACCGTAAAAAATGCCTTAGGAGATCTTCCAATTATTGCGGAGAACTTGGGTTACATTGACGATCGAGCGGAGAAACTGCTAGCAGCTACAGGCTTCCCAGGCATGAAAATATTAGAATTTGGGCTTTATGATGAAACAAGTCAAAGCTTTGATTTGCCTCATCATTATGATAGGAATAATATTGCCTATACTGGAACCCATGATAATGAAGTTATCAACGGCTGGTATGAAAATTTAACTGTTAAGCAAGCACGATTTGTTAATGCTTATCTTGGAAAACCTCACCAGGAGCCTATTACGAAGGCTATGTTACGTACCATTTTCGCATCGGTCTGTGATTATGCTATTCTTTGTATGCAAGATCTGTTAGATAAACCTGCTGAGAGTCGAATGAATATGCCAAATACTGTTGGTGGCAATTGGCAGTGGCGTATGCTGGCAGATGACTTAACCGATGAACATAAGGTTTACTTAACACGACTTACTGAACGTTATGGTCGAGCGAATACACACTAA
- a CDS encoding sugar ABC transporter permease, which produces MKNKRRFQLGLVYTTLTILAIVWLFPIVWVVLTSFRGEGTAYVNYFLPKTFTLNNYIMLFTNESFPFGRWFANTFMVASATCIISTFITVAMAYSLSRIKFKHRNGFLKLALVLNMFPGFMSMIAVYYILKALGLTQTLTALVLVYSAGAALGFYIAKGFFDTIPYSLDESAMIDGATRMDIFFKITLPLSKPIIVYTALLSFMGPWIDFIFAQVILGDATSKYTVAIGLFSMLQVDTINTWFRAFAAGSVLIAVPITLLFIFMQKYYVEGITGGSVK; this is translated from the coding sequence ATGAAAAATAAACGTCGATTCCAACTTGGTTTAGTTTATACTACCTTAACAATACTTGCTATTGTATGGCTGTTCCCAATTGTTTGGGTTGTCTTAACAAGTTTTCGTGGCGAAGGAACTGCCTACGTTAACTACTTCCTTCCCAAAACTTTTACCTTAAATAATTACATCATGCTATTTACCAATGAGTCATTTCCTTTTGGTCGTTGGTTTGCTAATACCTTTATGGTCGCATCAGCTACTTGTATCATTTCTACCTTCATTACAGTAGCTATGGCCTACTCTCTTAGCCGGATTAAATTCAAACATCGCAACGGCTTCCTTAAATTAGCGCTTGTCCTTAATATGTTTCCTGGCTTTATGAGCATGATTGCTGTCTACTACATCTTAAAGGCGCTAGGTTTAACTCAAACCTTAACAGCACTTGTACTTGTCTATTCAGCTGGTGCAGCATTAGGATTCTATATTGCTAAAGGGTTCTTTGATACCATTCCGTACTCTTTAGATGAATCAGCAATGATTGATGGGGCTACGAGAATGGATATCTTCTTTAAAATAACTTTACCATTATCAAAACCTATCATTGTTTATACAGCACTACTATCTTTCATGGGACCTTGGATTGACTTTATCTTTGCCCAAGTTATCTTAGGTGATGCTACAAGCAAATATACCGTTGCTATCGGACTTTTCTCAATGCTACAAGTTGATACAATTAATACTTGGTTCCGTGCTTTTGCTGCTGGCTCCGTATTAATTGCAGTTCCCATCACTCTCCTCTTCATCTTCATGCAAAAATATTACGTTGAAGGTATTACAGGTGGATCTGTTAAATAG
- the dltC gene encoding D-alanine--poly(phosphoribitol) ligase subunit DltC yields the protein MTIEETIIDAFDRLFMEDVSDMKDEDLFDAGVLDSLGTVELIVELESLFNIKVPISEFGREDWNTVSKIVEGVKELQNA from the coding sequence ATGACTATTGAAGAAACTATTATTGATGCTTTTGACCGTCTCTTTATGGAAGATGTTTCAGATATGAAAGATGAAGATTTGTTTGATGCTGGGGTATTAGACAGCTTGGGAACAGTTGAACTCATTGTTGAGCTAGAGTCACTCTTTAATATCAAGGTGCCCATATCAGAATTTGGACGGGAGGATTGGAACACCGTTTCAAAAATTGTTGAAGGTGTAAAGGAACTTCAAAATGCTTAA
- a CDS encoding LacI family DNA-binding transcriptional regulator: MVTIKDVANKAGVNPSTVSRVLKDNKSISEKTKEKVRKAMQELGYVPNLAAQILASGLTHNIGLVFPPITFTDRLSEPFFMQILSTITNEAKKHHFTISIATGNSVEALEEQVKLMHLQKRVDGFIILYSELNDPVRHYLMANKIPFVIVGAPEGDENNITYIDNDNQLMAKTAINYLYNNGHKRILFITDDLQSEVASERYIGYLKGCMKLHLESKPMLLFDRSDPMSVEELTETIFDFRATALIVIGDILSVRMIQLLSYYGLKVPDDISIITFNNSTYCKLVHPYLTTFDINVDNLGVTSFKQLMDIISSKEQSLSQKIFVPFTLKIRESVRNLKNSKKSSI, encoded by the coding sequence ATGGTAACAATAAAAGATGTTGCTAACAAGGCAGGAGTAAATCCATCAACTGTTAGTCGGGTATTAAAAGATAATAAATCTATATCTGAGAAAACAAAGGAAAAAGTCCGAAAAGCTATGCAGGAATTGGGTTATGTGCCAAACCTTGCAGCGCAAATACTGGCTAGTGGTCTAACACATAATATCGGTCTGGTCTTTCCTCCAATAACCTTCACTGATCGTTTGTCAGAGCCTTTTTTTATGCAAATATTATCCACTATTACCAATGAAGCAAAGAAACATCACTTTACGATTTCTATCGCAACTGGTAATTCAGTTGAAGCTCTTGAAGAGCAAGTTAAATTGATGCATCTTCAAAAGAGAGTTGATGGTTTTATTATTTTATATTCCGAATTAAATGATCCCGTTCGCCACTATTTAATGGCAAATAAGATTCCTTTTGTAATTGTCGGAGCACCTGAAGGCGATGAAAATAATATCACGTATATAGATAATGATAATCAATTAATGGCTAAAACAGCAATTAATTATTTATATAATAATGGTCATAAACGTATTTTATTTATCACAGATGATCTCCAATCAGAAGTGGCATCTGAGCGCTATATTGGTTACCTCAAGGGGTGTATGAAATTACATTTGGAGTCAAAACCAATGTTGCTGTTTGACCGTAGTGATCCCATGAGTGTGGAAGAGCTGACCGAAACTATTTTTGATTTTCGGGCAACAGCCTTGATTGTTATTGGTGATATTCTAAGTGTCCGAATGATTCAATTACTTTCATACTACGGTCTGAAAGTTCCAGATGATATCTCTATTATTACCTTTAATAATTCAACATATTGCAAATTGGTTCACCCCTACCTAACGACATTTGACATTAATGTTGACAATTTGGGGGTCACAAGTTTTAAGCAATTAATGGACATTATCAGTTCAAAAGAACAGTCTCTTAGTCAAAAAATCTTTGTGCCCTTTACGCTTAAGATTAGAGAGAGTGTTCGCAATTTAAAAAATAGTAAGAAAAGCAGTATTTGA
- a CDS encoding carbohydrate ABC transporter permease, with protein MIQKSLVPEVSVTDALKKGSWDIKLSTLIMGFANLANKQFIKGLLFLVSEIVFLIAFVSQIIPAFKGIITLGTQTQGIVTKTIDGIKLKVAVDGDNSMLMLIFGLAAIIFCLVFAYIYWCNLKSARNLYLLKSQDEKIPTFKEDFLTLANGRFHMTLMAVPLIGILLFTILPLVYMICLAFTNFDHNHLPPKSLFDWVGFKNFGNILSGRMAGTFFPVFSWTLIWAVFATVTNFFFGIILALLINTKGLKLKKMWRTIFVITIAVPQFISLLIMRNLLNDEGPINALLYKLGLIKHALPFLSDPLWAKFSIIFVNMWIGIPFTMLIATGIIMNLPSEQIEAAEIDGASKFQVFKSITFPQILLIMTPNLIQQFIGNINNFNVIYLLTGGGPTNSHYYQAGTTDLLVTWLYKLTVTAADYNLASVIGILIFAVSAIFSLLAYTRTASYKEGTVK; from the coding sequence ATGATACAAAAAAGCTTGGTGCCAGAGGTCAGTGTAACTGACGCATTAAAAAAAGGTAGTTGGGATATTAAGCTATCTACATTAATTATGGGATTTGCCAATCTTGCCAATAAACAATTTATTAAAGGGTTACTATTTTTAGTAAGTGAAATCGTTTTTCTGATTGCTTTTGTCAGCCAAATTATTCCGGCCTTTAAAGGTATTATCACCTTAGGTACTCAAACCCAAGGAATAGTTACTAAAACTATTGATGGTATTAAATTGAAAGTTGCCGTTGATGGTGATAACTCCATGCTAATGCTCATCTTTGGTTTAGCTGCAATCATTTTTTGCTTAGTTTTTGCCTACATCTATTGGTGTAATCTTAAAAGTGCTAGAAACCTCTATCTGCTTAAGAGTCAAGACGAGAAGATTCCAACCTTCAAAGAAGATTTTCTCACATTAGCTAACGGTCGTTTCCACATGACCCTGATGGCAGTGCCGTTGATTGGTATTCTCCTCTTCACCATTTTACCACTGGTCTATATGATCTGCTTAGCATTCACAAACTTTGATCATAACCATCTACCACCTAAATCGCTCTTCGACTGGGTTGGATTTAAAAATTTCGGTAATATTTTAAGTGGTCGTATGGCAGGTACTTTTTTCCCTGTCTTCTCATGGACACTGATTTGGGCCGTTTTTGCTACTGTTACTAATTTCTTCTTCGGTATTATTTTAGCTCTGCTGATTAATACCAAGGGCTTAAAATTGAAAAAAATGTGGCGGACAATTTTTGTTATTACTATCGCCGTTCCACAATTTATTTCATTATTGATTATGCGTAATTTGTTAAATGATGAAGGGCCAATAAATGCTTTACTCTATAAACTTGGACTTATCAAACACGCCTTGCCATTTTTATCTGATCCATTATGGGCAAAATTCTCAATCATTTTTGTTAACATGTGGATTGGTATCCCCTTCACCATGTTAATCGCCACTGGTATTATTATGAACCTGCCAAGCGAACAAATTGAAGCTGCTGAAATTGATGGAGCAAGTAAATTCCAAGTGTTTAAATCTATTACTTTTCCACAAATTCTCTTGATTATGACACCAAATCTAATCCAACAATTTATTGGTAATATTAATAACTTTAACGTTATCTATCTATTAACGGGTGGTGGACCAACAAATTCACATTATTATCAAGCTGGAACAACTGATCTTCTCGTTACATGGCTCTACAAACTCACCGTTACTGCTGCTGACTACAATCTAGCCTCAGTTATCGGTATCTTAATCTTTGCTGTGTCTGCGATTTTCAGTTTATTAGCTTATACTCGTACTGCATCATACAAGGAAGGAACTGTTAAATAA
- the dltD gene encoding D-alanyl-lipoteichoic acid biosynthesis protein DltD, with the protein MLKKLAYILGPLVVALMLVLVTIFAFPSRLPHSLIAEKRSAVAITNNSFKNSLVKRQALDDPKHRFVPFFGSSEWSRMDSMHPSIIAEKYQRSYRPYLLGNRGSQSLVHYYGMQQMTNNLKNKKAVFVISPQWFTPQGTDSGAVQTYLSKTQIYEFLLHANQEDTTSRFAAKRMLEMNPDVAKAKLLKKISLGQQLSFWDKYTLRLQYNISLREESLFSFLAKSKTFDTRIMPRVEGLPKKFSYSRLTELAIKRGEAATTNNPFGIKNSFYSKRIAPDLAKYRSFQRNYVYINSPEYNDFQLVLTELAKQNTDVLFIIPPVNQLWAKYTGLSQDKYLDAVHKIKYQLNSQGFNQIADFSNKGGEPYFMEDTIHMGWNGWLAVDKVVQPFLEVEKNTNHYKMNPYFYSREWAKKPFVANKEDKNTKLTNTP; encoded by the coding sequence ATGCTTAAAAAATTAGCTTATATATTAGGGCCCTTGGTTGTGGCTTTAATGCTAGTTTTAGTTACAATATTTGCTTTTCCCAGTCGCTTACCACATTCACTGATAGCTGAAAAAAGAAGTGCCGTTGCTATTACAAATAATAGTTTTAAAAATAGCTTAGTAAAGCGTCAAGCTTTAGATGACCCTAAACATCGTTTTGTTCCTTTTTTTGGTTCTAGTGAATGGAGTCGAATGGATAGTATGCATCCATCGATTATTGCTGAAAAGTACCAGCGAAGCTATCGTCCATATCTGCTAGGTAATCGTGGATCACAATCGTTGGTGCATTACTATGGTATGCAACAGATGACCAATAACCTTAAAAATAAAAAAGCAGTCTTTGTCATATCGCCCCAGTGGTTTACACCTCAGGGAACTGACTCAGGTGCTGTTCAAACTTACCTTTCAAAAACTCAGATATATGAGTTTTTGCTACATGCGAACCAAGAAGATACCACTTCCCGCTTTGCTGCTAAACGCATGTTGGAAATGAATCCTGATGTTGCAAAGGCTAAGTTATTAAAGAAAATTAGTTTAGGACAACAATTGAGTTTCTGGGATAAATATACACTAAGGCTACAGTATAATATCTCTTTGAGAGAAGAGTCGCTCTTTTCATTCTTAGCTAAATCGAAAACTTTTGATACTCGTATTATGCCACGTGTTGAAGGACTTCCAAAGAAATTTTCTTATAGTCGCTTAACAGAATTGGCTATTAAACGTGGGGAAGCAGCTACCACTAACAATCCCTTCGGAATTAAAAATAGTTTTTATAGCAAACGGATTGCACCGGACCTTGCGAAATATCGGTCCTTCCAGAGAAATTACGTCTATATTAATTCTCCAGAGTACAATGATTTCCAACTAGTATTAACTGAGTTGGCTAAGCAAAATACAGATGTTCTCTTTATTATACCGCCAGTCAATCAACTCTGGGCTAAGTATACTGGGCTTAGTCAGGATAAATACTTAGATGCAGTTCATAAAATAAAATATCAGTTAAACTCACAAGGTTTTAACCAAATTGCCGACTTTTCAAATAAAGGTGGCGAGCCTTATTTTATGGAAGATACTATTCATATGGGTTGGAATGGTTGGTTAGCAGTTGATAAAGTAGTACAACCCTTTTTAGAGGTGGAAAAAAATACTAACCACTACAAAATGAATCCTTACTTTTATTCAAGAGAATGGGCGAAAAAACCCTTTGTAGCCAATAAAGAAGATAAGAATACAAAGCTAACAAATACTCCCTAG